One stretch of Weissella koreensis KACC 15510 DNA includes these proteins:
- a CDS encoding malolactic enzyme: protein MMNTKGYDILRNQFLNKGTAFTMEERAELGLIGALPSKVQTLEEQTEQAYKQFQSKSPLLEKRIFLMNLFNENVTLFYNLMDQHVSEFMPIVYDPVVADSIEQYNEIYTNPQNAAFLSVDRPEDIESALKNASDGRDIKLVVVTDAEGILGMGDWGVNGVDIAVGKLMVYTAAAGIDPASVLPISIDAGTNNKALLENPLYLGNKHERIAGDEYLAFIDKFVAAEQKLFPESLLHWEDFGRANAQVILDKYKNNIATFNDDIQGTGMIVLAGIFGALNISKEKLVDQTFVTFGAGSAGMGIANQIFSELKQAGLSDDEARSHFYLVDKQGLLFDDTEGLTEAQKPFTRSRKEFANADQLTDLEAVVNEIHPTVLIGTSTQPGAFTESIVKSMAAHTERPIIFPLSNPTKLIEASAENLIKWTDGKALIATGIPSDDVEYNGVTYTIGQGNNALIYPGLGFGLVAATAKLLTPETISAAIHALGGLVDADEAGAAVLPPVSNLTEFSQKIAEVTAQSVVDQDLNREPIADVKQAVQDAKWSAEY from the coding sequence ATAATGAATACCAAAGGATACGACATTTTACGTAACCAATTTTTAAATAAGGGTACAGCTTTCACAATGGAAGAACGTGCAGAACTTGGATTGATTGGTGCATTGCCAAGCAAAGTACAAACTCTTGAAGAACAAACTGAACAAGCTTACAAGCAATTCCAATCTAAAAGCCCATTGCTTGAAAAAAGAATTTTCTTGATGAATTTGTTTAATGAAAACGTTACTTTGTTCTATAACTTGATGGACCAACACGTTTCAGAATTCATGCCTATTGTTTATGATCCAGTTGTTGCTGATTCAATTGAACAATACAATGAAATCTACACTAACCCTCAAAATGCTGCATTTTTGTCTGTTGATCGTCCTGAAGATATCGAAAGTGCTTTAAAGAACGCTTCTGATGGAAGAGACATCAAGTTAGTTGTTGTAACCGATGCTGAAGGTATCTTAGGTATGGGTGACTGGGGTGTTAACGGTGTTGATATTGCCGTTGGTAAATTGATGGTTTATACAGCCGCTGCTGGTATCGATCCAGCATCAGTTTTGCCAATTAGCATTGATGCAGGAACTAACAACAAAGCATTGTTGGAAAATCCTTTGTACTTAGGAAACAAGCACGAGCGTATTGCTGGTGACGAATATCTTGCATTTATTGATAAGTTTGTTGCTGCTGAACAAAAGTTGTTCCCAGAATCATTATTGCACTGGGAAGACTTTGGTCGTGCCAATGCTCAAGTTATCTTAGATAAGTACAAGAATAACATCGCAACATTTAACGATGATATTCAAGGAACAGGAATGATTGTTCTAGCAGGTATCTTTGGAGCATTGAACATCTCAAAGGAAAAGTTGGTTGATCAAACTTTCGTTACCTTTGGTGCCGGATCAGCCGGTATGGGAATTGCTAACCAAATCTTCTCAGAATTAAAGCAAGCTGGATTATCTGATGACGAAGCTCGCAGCCACTTCTATCTTGTTGATAAGCAAGGATTGTTGTTTGATGACACAGAAGGTTTGACTGAAGCACAAAAGCCATTCACTCGTTCACGTAAAGAATTTGCTAATGCAGATCAACTAACTGATTTAGAAGCAGTTGTTAATGAAATTCACCCAACTGTTTTGATTGGTACTTCAACACAACCTGGTGCCTTTACAGAATCAATTGTTAAGTCAATGGCAGCACATACTGAACGTCCAATTATCTTCCCATTGTCAAACCCAACAAAGTTGATCGAAGCCTCAGCAGAAAACTTAATTAAGTGGACTGATGGAAAAGCTTTGATCGCTACAGGAATTCCTTCTGACGATGTTGAATACAATGGTGTTACTTATACTATTGGTCAAGGAAACAATGCTTTGATTTATCCTGGATTAGGATTTGGGCTAGTTGCTGCAACAGCTAAGTTGTTGACACCTGAGACTATTTCAGCAGCCATCCATGCACTTGGTGGACTAGTTGATGCTGACGAAGCTGGGGCAGCTGTATTGCCACCTGTTTCAAATCTTACTGAATTCTCACAAAAGATTGCTGAAGTTACAGCGCAAAGCGTAGTAGATCAAGATCTTAACCGCGAACCAATTGCAGATGTTAAGCAAGCAGTTCAAGACGCTAAGTGGTCTGCAGAATACTAA
- a CDS encoding 2-hydroxycarboxylate transporter family protein, which yields MEKIKKIKISGVSLPLYILMLVVLFVTIALKKLPLNMLGLTLMLVLLGHLFYYLGSIIPVVKSYLGGGSVFTIFAAAALAATGIIPANVVGATKTFLNDQGLLDFYIAALIVGSILGMNRKLLMKAAVRFIPVSLIAMVAGFFSVGLVGKLLGLGFGHSVMFVSMPMMAGGIGAGAVPLSHIYSQGLGVSSASMFSQLIPAVTLGNVLAVIGAALISKIWANTKYDGHGVLLPINEDEKTEPIKNLDATRIGVGMLVAFSFFLVGTILNSFVPKVHAYAFIIILVILAKAFNLVPKHLEESVVMFNNVIMGNLTHAVLAGIGLALIDLNVLAQSLTWKFVILTLTSVIVMGLVSALVGKLFGLYPVETAIASGMANNSMGGTGNVAVLSASNRMSMIAFAQMGNRMGGAIVLILGGILIQFWH from the coding sequence TTGGAAAAGATAAAAAAAATTAAAATTAGTGGTGTCAGTTTACCATTGTATATACTGATGTTAGTTGTATTGTTTGTAACAATCGCACTAAAGAAATTACCACTAAATATGCTAGGGTTAACATTAATGTTGGTGTTACTTGGTCACCTATTTTACTACCTTGGTAGTATCATACCTGTGGTTAAGTCATATCTTGGTGGAGGATCAGTTTTCACGATCTTCGCCGCAGCTGCTTTGGCAGCAACAGGAATTATTCCAGCCAATGTCGTAGGTGCTACTAAGACCTTTTTAAATGACCAAGGATTATTGGACTTTTATATTGCCGCATTAATTGTTGGATCTATTCTAGGTATGAATCGTAAGTTGCTTATGAAAGCTGCTGTAAGATTCATTCCGGTATCTCTAATCGCCATGGTCGCAGGGTTCTTCTCTGTTGGTTTGGTTGGAAAGTTATTGGGACTAGGATTTGGTCATTCAGTAATGTTCGTTTCTATGCCAATGATGGCTGGAGGAATTGGTGCAGGTGCCGTTCCTTTGTCTCATATTTACTCTCAAGGATTAGGCGTAAGTTCAGCATCAATGTTTTCACAGTTGATTCCTGCCGTTACCTTGGGAAATGTCCTTGCAGTTATTGGGGCAGCCTTGATTTCTAAAATTTGGGCAAATACTAAGTATGATGGACATGGTGTTTTGTTGCCAATTAATGAAGATGAAAAAACTGAACCAATCAAAAACCTTGATGCAACACGCATTGGAGTTGGTATGTTGGTAGCCTTCTCATTCTTCCTAGTTGGTACCATCTTAAACAGCTTTGTACCAAAGGTTCACGCTTATGCTTTTATCATTATTTTGGTTATTTTAGCTAAAGCATTTAACTTAGTTCCTAAGCACTTAGAAGAATCAGTTGTTATGTTCAACAATGTTATTATGGGTAATTTGACACACGCCGTATTGGCTGGTATCGGATTAGCTTTGATCGACTTAAATGTTTTGGCACAATCATTGACTTGGAAGTTTGTTATTTTGACACTAACTAGTGTTATCGTAATGGGTCTTGTAAGTGCTCTAGTTGGTAAGTTGTTTGGACTTTATCCCGTTGAAACTGCAATTGCGTCAGGAATGGCCAATAACAGTATGGGTGGAACTGGTAATGTCGCTGTTTTGTCAGCTTCAAACCGTATGAGTATGATCGCCTTTGCTCAAATGGGTAACCGAATGGGAGGAGCCATCGTGCTAATCCTAGGTGGAATCTTAATTCAATTCTGGCATTAA
- a CDS encoding helix-turn-helix domain-containing protein, whose translation MPEEFIKHFAADIYSSDIHHQGYILKIIADHHHGMDISAIQEYFQLSRRTIYKYIESINEVAKLAEENETDENIHYGEIKKENNLYYFTGNQINFQYLFCKIIDKSIAMIISKQFLVNREINVKQFCYDNYISETALRRNISKFNSYMKKYGVSILISKGSLTLNGDSIKIRFGLATFLWRNYRGLQWPFANISQKSMRNLALRIGTIYSINFNEGKLNELMYIFGTNLSQIIVNNFIDPKEINQDLLDLLILDDRDQELYDYLNNNFDLNDTELNFVILWFKAMSDAYSSGNRAQVIFGKLKALNHPFYKKIVKYIMAVEGRTNVKIDFSTPAGELFLATVIAGQFHLNLFHDLSLTVSNIDMDHFGNNMDAGLFHGISELTRPNNTDLTEDELHTSIMFNAMAFLLIFPHHYFDPKINILVKMDATSFAEQIFTIHVKEILDPYFNIEIFTQKTMGYVVKPDVLVSTALFVDKSIDPDHQIFIKPQLDFNDSLYLREFMTRITKEKNPEIFDV comes from the coding sequence ATGCCTGAAGAATTTATTAAACATTTTGCGGCTGACATTTATAGTAGTGACATTCATCATCAGGGGTATATTTTAAAAATTATAGCTGACCACCATCATGGTATGGACATATCAGCAATTCAAGAATACTTCCAATTAAGTCGCCGAACAATTTATAAATACATCGAATCAATCAATGAAGTTGCTAAATTAGCAGAAGAAAATGAAACTGATGAAAATATTCATTATGGTGAAATAAAGAAAGAAAACAACCTTTATTACTTTACTGGTAATCAAATCAACTTTCAATATCTGTTTTGTAAAATTATCGATAAATCCATTGCAATGATTATTAGTAAACAATTTTTAGTTAATCGTGAAATCAACGTTAAACAATTTTGTTACGACAACTATATCAGTGAGACCGCCCTTCGACGTAATATCTCTAAATTCAATAGTTACATGAAGAAATATGGTGTATCTATTTTAATTTCAAAAGGTTCATTAACCCTAAACGGAGATTCAATTAAAATTCGTTTTGGATTAGCAACCTTTCTATGGCGAAATTACCGAGGCCTACAATGGCCATTTGCTAATATCTCTCAAAAAAGTATGCGAAATTTAGCTTTACGAATTGGTACTATTTATTCTATTAATTTTAATGAAGGTAAATTAAATGAATTAATGTATATTTTTGGAACTAATCTTTCGCAAATTATCGTTAATAATTTCATTGACCCAAAAGAGATTAATCAAGATTTATTAGATTTATTAATCTTAGATGACCGAGATCAAGAATTATACGATTATCTAAATAATAATTTCGACTTAAATGATACTGAATTAAACTTCGTCATATTGTGGTTTAAAGCAATGAGTGATGCTTATTCATCAGGTAATCGAGCACAAGTTATTTTTGGGAAACTCAAGGCGTTAAACCATCCTTTCTACAAAAAGATAGTTAAATATATTATGGCTGTTGAAGGTCGGACCAATGTCAAAATCGACTTTAGCACCCCCGCTGGTGAATTATTTTTGGCCACTGTTATTGCTGGCCAGTTTCATCTAAATCTCTTCCATGATTTAAGCTTAACCGTTTCCAATATTGATATGGATCATTTCGGTAATAATATGGACGCTGGATTATTTCATGGTATCAGTGAACTAACCCGTCCCAATAATACTGATTTAACTGAGGATGAATTACATACCTCCATTATGTTTAATGCGATGGCTTTTCTTCTTATTTTCCCACATCATTATTTTGATCCTAAAATCAATATTCTTGTTAAAATGGACGCGACATCTTTTGCTGAACAAATTTTTACAATTCATGTAAAAGAAATCTTAGATCCTTATTTTAATATTGAAATTTTTACTCAAAAAACAATGGGCTATGTGGTAAAACCTGATGTATTAGTCAGCACCGCCCTGTTTGTTGATAAATCGATCGATCCGGACCATCAGATCTTTATTAAACCCCAACTAGATTTTAATGATAGCTTATATCTACGTGAATTTATGACACGTATTACAAAAGAAAAAAATCCAGAAATTTTTGATGTATAA